The following coding sequences are from one Achromobacter sp. B7 window:
- a CDS encoding sensor histidine kinase, producing MLAPLFLLWPMSVAITYVVAQNIANVPYDRALANNLHVLTRQVHAQDGRAVLKMTDAARDVLRADETDSVFWLVLGSRGEYLGGDRALPLPATVGQPRPGEVQYEDDTMRGFGIRLAFTWVDLNLPNTQPALLIVAETVEKRTQLANDIIKGVIIPQFVVLPIAVLLVWFGLSRGVAPLNALQQRLRARRPDDLSPIDERAAPSEIAPLVAAMNDLLDRLSANVQAQRRFVADAAHQLKTPLAGLRTQAELALRDASPEEMQSSLRQLVTGSERATRLVNQLLLLARAENPSAIGLTRTDLNAIAYEQAMHWVPQALSLSTDLGFEGSDDPVEINGNPLLLAELLNNLVDNALRYTPRGGHITVRVQRRGNQAVLEVEDSGPGIAPDERERVFDRFYRVLGTASDGSGLGLAIVREIAQKHQATVLIDDHPNPHSDLPGTRISVVFPQYADPSDRHES from the coding sequence ATGCTGGCGCCGCTGTTCCTGCTGTGGCCCATGAGCGTCGCGATCACGTACGTGGTCGCCCAGAACATCGCCAACGTGCCGTACGACCGGGCGCTGGCCAACAACCTGCATGTGTTGACGCGGCAGGTTCATGCGCAGGATGGCCGGGCCGTGCTGAAGATGACCGACGCCGCGCGCGACGTGTTGCGCGCCGACGAAACCGATAGCGTCTTCTGGCTGGTGCTGGGCAGCCGGGGCGAATACCTGGGCGGCGATCGCGCGCTGCCGCTACCGGCCACCGTGGGCCAGCCGCGCCCGGGCGAAGTCCAATACGAAGACGACACCATGCGCGGTTTCGGCATCCGCCTGGCGTTCACGTGGGTGGACCTGAACCTGCCCAACACGCAGCCCGCGCTGCTGATCGTGGCCGAGACCGTGGAAAAGCGCACGCAACTGGCCAACGACATCATCAAGGGCGTGATCATTCCGCAGTTCGTAGTGCTGCCGATCGCGGTGCTGCTGGTGTGGTTCGGCCTGTCGCGCGGCGTGGCGCCGCTGAACGCGCTACAGCAGCGCCTGCGCGCGCGTCGGCCCGACGACCTGTCGCCCATCGACGAACGCGCGGCCCCTTCAGAAATCGCGCCGCTGGTCGCCGCCATGAACGACCTGCTGGATCGGCTGTCGGCCAACGTGCAGGCGCAGCGCCGTTTCGTGGCGGACGCCGCCCACCAACTGAAGACGCCGCTTGCCGGGCTGCGCACACAGGCTGAACTGGCGCTGCGCGATGCCAGCCCCGAAGAAATGCAATCCAGCCTGCGTCAGCTGGTGACGGGGTCCGAACGCGCCACACGGCTGGTGAATCAGTTGCTGCTGTTGGCGCGCGCCGAAAACCCCAGTGCGATCGGCCTGACGCGCACCGATCTGAACGCCATCGCCTACGAGCAGGCCATGCACTGGGTGCCGCAGGCGTTGTCGCTGAGCACCGACCTGGGCTTCGAGGGCTCTGACGATCCGGTCGAGATCAACGGCAACCCGCTCCTGCTGGCCGAACTGCTCAACAACCTGGTCGACAACGCCCTGCGCTATACACCGCGCGGCGGCCACATCACCGTGCGTGTGCAGCGTCGCGGCAACCAGGCCGTGCTGGAAGTGGAAGATTCCGGCCCGGGCATTGCGCCCGACGAGCGCGAGCGCGTCTTCGACCGCTTCTATCGGGTGCTGGGCACCGCGTCCGACGGCAGCGGCCTGGGTCTGGCCATCGTGCGCGAAATCGCGCAAAAGCATCAGGCGACGGTGCTGATCGACGACCATCCCAACCCCCACTCGGACCTGCCAGGCACCCGCATCAGCGTCGTGTTCCCGCAGTACGCCGACCCGTCGGATCGGCACGAAAGCTAG